ACTTTTAGGGGTTCCATTTCCTAAAAAGAATTCTTTGAATTGTGCCATTCCTGAGTTGTTAAACATCAGTGTTGGATCGTCTTTAAGAACGATTGGAGCTGATGGTACAATCAAATGGTTTTTGCTTTCAAAGAACTGCAAATATGCTTTTCTAATGTCTTGTGATTTCATTTAACTATTGAGATATTATTTTTCTACTACTCTTTTTAATTCAGTTAATGCCAAAGGAAATTTATCCTTCATATAGTCAAGATATTGTTCTACACAATCTACTTCGGCCGTAACTGTTGTTATTCCGTCAACTTCATCCAATTTGTAGGTTTCAAATGAACCTGTCCATTTCTCGGTTTCGGCGTCCAAAGGTAATTCTTTTAAGTCGGCAATATTTCCAATATGTTTGAAAATAATCAGTTTTTCTGGAATTAAATATAACACATCGCTGTACATTCCTGAACCTGATGGCGACAAAAAGTGAACACGACTTCCTTGAGCTAATTCGCCCGTAAAATAAGAACCAACACAAAATGGCGTTGTCCATCTTGTATATAATTCTTTGTTCCACATTATATCCCATACTTTACCAGCAGATGCGTTTATGACAGTGGTAAATTTAATTTTCTCTATGTTATACAAATAATTTCTCAGGTTGGTTTTCACTAAAGCATTCCATCCCATTTCATAATTTTCAGGAGCAAACTTATCACCACCATCAGCAAAGGTTTCAAGCCCTTCATGAGTTAAAGTAACTTTTACTTTTTCATCGTTAATGGCTTCTATTTTCCAAGTTACAACTGAACTTCCTTTTGATTGTTCTGGGTGCGTCCACGTATGTTGAAGTAACTTATTTTCCTCAACTTTCAGAATTTTACATTTATGAAAATAAGAGTTCCCGTCTGGTTCATAAAAAGTAAACTCGTTTCCGATTTGAAGATTAAAATTAGAAATATCAAAATACCATACTTTCATTATTTCTGGTTTAGTAATCGCTTCCCAAACCTTTTGAGGTGAGGAATCAAATATTGTTTCAACAGTAACTACAGCCATGGTATTAAGTATTAAAAGTTAAGATTAAAAAAATAAAAACTAGATAACTATGAAACATTTCTTAAATTTGTTCGTATAACTAGTGTTTCTTTTAAACTCCACAAAAATAGTATAAAATAAAAAATGGCGAAGAAAGTAAAGTATTATTTCGATACCGAAAGTTTAGCTTATAAAAAAATAAAGACTTCATTTAAAAGAAAATTCGCTTATGTTGGCGGATTTATTTTATCGTCTGCGTTATTTGGATTTTTATGTTTTGTGGTGCTTTTAAACACTACCTTTTTTGAAACGCCAAAAGACAGATTGTTGACTCGTGAAATTGAAACCATGAAGCTGAAATATTCCATTTTAAATAAAAAAATGGATCAGATTGATGAAGTTTTGGCCAACATTGAGGACCGAGACAACAATATTTATCGCGCTTATTTCAATACTTCTCCTATTCCTGACGAACAACGCAAAGCAGGTTTTGGCGGAATTAATCGTTATAAAGAATTAGCAGGACTAAACAATGCTGACCTTGTTATTAATACTTCAAAACGGGTAGATATTATTTCAAAAGAATTGGCAATTCAGTCAAAATCATTAGATGAAATTTTGAAATTGGCAAAAGAAAAAAATAAATTATTAGCTGCAATTCCTGCAATACAACCCGTAAAAAATGAGCAAATGAAACGCATAGCTTCTGGTTTTGGTTATCGAAGCGACCCGTTTACTAAAGCTAGAAAAATGCATGAAGGCATGGATTTTACAGCTAATACTGGTACGCCTATTTTTGCCACTGGTGATGGAGTTGTGAAAAATGCAGATAATTCAAAATCGGGTTACGGAAACCATATTGAAATCAATCATGGATATGGCTATTTAACTTTGTATGGTCATTTAAGCAAATACAACGTTCGTGCAGGACAACGTGTAAAACGTGGTGATATAATTGGCTATGTTGGTAGCACTGGACGAAGCGAAGCTCCGCATTTGCATTATGAAGTGCATAAAGATGGCAAAGTTGTCAACCCAATTAATTTTTATTATGGCAATATTTCTGCCGAAGAATATACCGTTATTTCACGATTAGCTAAC
The window above is part of the Flavobacterium sp. PMTSA4 genome. Proteins encoded here:
- a CDS encoding SRPBCC domain-containing protein, with the translated sequence MAVVTVETIFDSSPQKVWEAITKPEIMKVWYFDISNFNLQIGNEFTFYEPDGNSYFHKCKILKVEENKLLQHTWTHPEQSKGSSVVTWKIEAINDEKVKVTLTHEGLETFADGGDKFAPENYEMGWNALVKTNLRNYLYNIEKIKFTTVINASAGKVWDIMWNKELYTRWTTPFCVGSYFTGELAQGSRVHFLSPSGSGMYSDVLYLIPEKLIIFKHIGNIADLKELPLDAETEKWTGSFETYKLDEVDGITTVTAEVDCVEQYLDYMKDKFPLALTELKRVVEK
- a CDS encoding peptidoglycan DD-metalloendopeptidase family protein — encoded protein: MAKKVKYYFDTESLAYKKIKTSFKRKFAYVGGFILSSALFGFLCFVVLLNTTFFETPKDRLLTREIETMKLKYSILNKKMDQIDEVLANIEDRDNNIYRAYFNTSPIPDEQRKAGFGGINRYKELAGLNNADLVINTSKRVDIISKELAIQSKSLDEILKLAKEKNKLLAAIPAIQPVKNEQMKRIASGFGYRSDPFTKARKMHEGMDFTANTGTPIFATGDGVVKNADNSKSGYGNHIEINHGYGYLTLYGHLSKYNVRAGQRVKRGDIIGYVGSTGRSEAPHLHYEVHKDGKVVNPINFYYGNISAEEYTVISRLANQENQSLD